A part of Micromonospora chersina genomic DNA contains:
- the arc gene encoding proteasome ATPase, giving the protein MARSDDADSRAARWEKEAHDLSTQVAFLQEELALVRRKLTESPRHVRQLEERLAATQAQLARLTENNERLVSTLKEARAQIVTLKEEIDRLAQPPSGYGVFLAKHEDGTVDVFTGGRKLRVAVSPSLEVDELRRGQEVLLNDALNIVDAFGYERVGEVVMLKEILAGPEGAPGDRALVVSHSDEERIVHLAETLIGSPIRAGDSLMIEPRSAYAYERIPKSEVEELVLEEVPDVDYTDIGGLHSQIEQIRDAVELPFLHADLFREHQLRPPKGILLYGPPGCGKTLIAKAVANSLAKKIAERRGEEKHTSFFLNIKGPELLNKYVGETERHIRLIFQRAREKAGEGTPVIVFFDEMDSVFRTRGSGVSSDVENTIVPQLLSEIDGVEGLENVIVIGASNREDMIDPAILRPGRLDVKIKIERPDAEAAKDIFSKYILSGLPLHPDDLAEHGGDPQATVAAMIDAVVLRMYSETEENRFLEVTYANGDKEVLYFKDFNSGAMIQNIVDRGKKMAIKEFLTSGRKGLRLQHLLDACVDEFRENEDLPNTTNPDDWARISGKKGERIVYIRTLVSGGKGAEAGRSIETASNTGQYL; this is encoded by the coding sequence GTGGCACGCAGCGACGACGCGGACTCGCGCGCCGCACGGTGGGAGAAGGAGGCCCACGATCTCTCCACGCAGGTCGCGTTCCTTCAAGAGGAACTCGCTCTGGTGCGGCGCAAGTTGACCGAAAGCCCCCGACACGTCCGGCAGCTCGAGGAGCGGCTGGCCGCCACCCAGGCGCAGTTGGCGCGGCTGACCGAGAACAACGAACGGCTCGTGAGCACCCTCAAGGAGGCTCGCGCGCAGATCGTGACGCTCAAGGAGGAGATCGACCGCCTCGCCCAGCCGCCGAGCGGCTACGGCGTCTTCCTGGCCAAGCACGAGGACGGCACGGTGGACGTGTTCACCGGCGGGCGCAAGCTCCGGGTGGCCGTCTCGCCCTCGCTGGAGGTCGACGAGCTCCGGCGCGGCCAGGAGGTCCTGCTCAACGACGCGCTCAACATCGTCGACGCGTTCGGCTACGAGCGGGTCGGCGAGGTCGTGATGCTCAAGGAGATCCTCGCGGGTCCCGAGGGCGCGCCGGGTGACCGGGCGCTGGTGGTCTCGCACTCCGACGAGGAGCGGATCGTGCACCTCGCCGAGACCCTGATCGGTTCGCCGATCCGGGCCGGCGACTCGCTCATGATCGAGCCCCGCTCGGCGTACGCGTACGAGCGGATCCCGAAGAGCGAGGTCGAGGAGCTCGTCCTGGAGGAGGTGCCCGACGTCGACTACACCGACATCGGTGGCCTTCACTCGCAGATCGAGCAGATCCGCGACGCGGTCGAGCTGCCCTTCCTGCACGCCGACCTGTTCCGCGAGCACCAGCTCCGGCCGCCGAAGGGCATCCTGCTCTACGGCCCGCCCGGCTGCGGCAAGACGCTGATCGCCAAGGCGGTGGCCAACTCCCTGGCCAAGAAGATCGCCGAGCGGCGGGGCGAGGAGAAGCACACCAGCTTCTTCCTCAACATCAAGGGCCCCGAGCTGCTCAACAAGTACGTCGGCGAAACCGAGCGGCACATCCGGCTGATCTTCCAGCGGGCGCGGGAGAAGGCCGGCGAGGGCACCCCCGTGATCGTGTTCTTCGACGAGATGGACTCGGTGTTCCGCACCCGCGGCTCCGGCGTCTCCTCGGACGTGGAGAACACCATCGTCCCGCAGCTGCTCAGCGAGATCGACGGCGTGGAGGGCCTGGAGAACGTCATCGTCATCGGCGCCTCCAACCGGGAAGACATGATCGACCCGGCGATCCTGCGCCCCGGCCGGCTCGACGTGAAGATCAAGATCGAGCGGCCGGACGCCGAGGCGGCCAAGGACATCTTCTCCAAGTACATCCTCTCCGGGCTGCCGCTGCACCCCGACGACCTGGCCGAGCACGGCGGCGACCCGCAGGCCACCGTCGCGGCCATGATCGACGCCGTGGTGCTGCGGATGTACTCGGAGACCGAGGAGAACCGCTTCCTCGAGGTCACCTACGCCAACGGCGACAAGGAAGTCCTCTACTTCAAGGACTTCAACTCCGGCGCGATGATCCAGAACATCGTCGACCGGGGCAAGAAGATGGCCATCAAGGAGTTCCTCACGTCCGGGCGCAAGGGGCTCCGGCTCCAGCACCTCCTCGACGCCTGCGTCGACGAGTTCCGCGAGAACGAGGACCTGCCCAACACGACCAACCCCGACGACTGGGCCCGCATCTCCGGCAAGAAGGGCGAGCGGATCGTCTACATCCGCACGCTCGTCTCCGGCGGCAAGGGCGCCGAGGCCGGCCGGTCCATCGAGACCGCCAGCAACACCGGCCAGTACCTGTAG
- a CDS encoding ferredoxin yields the protein MTDVATDQLQVWVDQDLCTGDGLCVQYAPEVFEFDVDGLAYVKGPDGELRLAAGARVDVPEHLRLEVIDSAKECPGECIHVVRARDGAEVAGPDAED from the coding sequence GTGACCGACGTCGCGACGGACCAGCTGCAGGTCTGGGTGGATCAGGACCTGTGCACGGGTGACGGGCTCTGCGTGCAGTACGCGCCGGAGGTCTTCGAGTTCGACGTCGACGGCCTGGCGTACGTCAAGGGGCCGGACGGCGAGCTGCGCCTGGCCGCGGGCGCCCGGGTGGACGTGCCGGAGCACCTGCGCCTCGAAGTGATCGACTCGGCGAAGGAGTGCCCGGGCGAGTGCATCCACGTGGTGCGCGCCCGCGACGGCGCCGAGGTGGCCGGCCCGGACGCCGAGGACTGA
- a CDS encoding tRNA (adenine-N1)-methyltransferase, giving the protein MTAETSTVPALPPVHRGPFRPGDRVQLTDPKGRMHTVTLEPGKEFHTHRGILKHDTLIGLPDGSVVTTAGGGTAFLALRPLLSDYVLSMPRGAQVIYPKDSAQIVAMGDIFPGAKVLEAGAGSGALSCSLLRAVGTEGELHSFEVRDDFAQIARRNVEAFFNGPHPAWRLHVGDVAECTETGFDRIILDMLTPWEMLDMVERALVPGGVLIGYVATTPQLSELVEALRERGGWTEPRAWESLVRDWHAEGLAVRPDHRMIAHTAFLVSARKLAPGVTAPPRRRKPSKGAEAYAQRRDALRAAEAARQASAAAEEPDEA; this is encoded by the coding sequence GTGACCGCAGAAACCTCCACCGTCCCGGCGCTGCCACCTGTGCACCGGGGGCCGTTCCGCCCCGGCGACCGGGTCCAGCTGACCGACCCGAAGGGCCGGATGCACACCGTGACGCTGGAGCCCGGCAAGGAGTTCCACACGCACCGGGGAATCCTCAAGCACGACACCCTGATCGGCCTTCCCGACGGCAGCGTGGTCACGACGGCCGGCGGCGGCACCGCGTTCCTGGCCCTGCGCCCGCTGCTCTCCGACTACGTGCTCTCCATGCCGCGCGGCGCCCAGGTGATCTACCCGAAGGACTCGGCGCAGATCGTCGCCATGGGCGACATCTTCCCCGGCGCGAAGGTCCTGGAGGCCGGCGCCGGCTCCGGCGCCCTCTCCTGCTCGCTGCTGCGGGCCGTCGGCACCGAGGGCGAGCTGCACTCCTTCGAGGTGCGCGACGACTTCGCCCAGATCGCCCGGCGCAACGTGGAGGCGTTCTTCAACGGCCCGCACCCCGCCTGGCGCCTGCACGTCGGTGACGTCGCCGAGTGCACCGAGACCGGTTTCGACCGGATCATCCTCGACATGCTCACCCCCTGGGAGATGCTCGACATGGTCGAGCGGGCCCTCGTCCCCGGCGGCGTGCTGATCGGCTACGTGGCCACCACGCCGCAGCTGTCCGAGCTGGTGGAGGCGCTGCGCGAGCGGGGCGGCTGGACCGAGCCACGCGCCTGGGAGTCGCTGGTCCGGGACTGGCACGCCGAGGGGCTGGCGGTCCGGCCTGACCACCGCATGATCGCGCACACCGCCTTCCTGGTCTCCGCGCGCAAGCTCGCCCCCGGGGTCACCGCGCCGCCGCGGCGGCGCAAGCCCAGCAAGGGCGCCGAGGCGTACGCCCAGCGCCGGGACGCGCTGCGCGCCGCCGAGGCGGCCCGGCAGGCGAGCGCCGCGGCCGAGGAGCCGGACGAGGCGTGA
- a CDS encoding site-2 protease family protein: protein MEQRTRPSRRPGLTLGRIFGVPLRVDASMLLLTAVVTVLYAALARRQLDLGHLGGYLVGLGFVVSLLGSVLLHELGHALTARRYGIGVRGITLELLGGYTEMDRDAPSPKVDLLVSLAGPAVSAVLGAGAVAATLALPAGTLAHQLAFQLAVSNVVVAVFNSLPGLPLDGGRALRAAVWAVTRDRHRGTEVAGWIGRAVAVATVALVVLLTLRRALAPLALPLMLLVAVTLWRGAGQSIRMARIGRRLPLVDLARLARPLLPVPTGTPLAEAQRRRAEGDTPDAALAVVDSAGRPVALVDPARAAGVPPERRPWLAVDAVARDLDSVPALPVGADGERVLETVRTHPGAQYVVTAGEDVVGVLHIADLAQLLEPKRKTNT, encoded by the coding sequence ATGGAGCAGCGGACCCGACCGTCGCGCCGGCCCGGGCTGACCCTCGGCCGGATCTTCGGGGTGCCGCTGCGGGTCGACGCCTCGATGCTGCTGCTCACCGCGGTCGTCACGGTGCTCTACGCCGCACTGGCCCGCCGCCAGCTCGACCTCGGGCACCTCGGCGGCTACCTGGTCGGCCTCGGCTTCGTGGTCTCGCTGCTCGGCTCGGTGCTGCTGCACGAGCTGGGCCACGCGCTGACCGCCCGCCGCTACGGCATCGGTGTGCGCGGGATCACCCTGGAACTGCTCGGCGGCTACACCGAGATGGACCGGGACGCCCCCAGCCCCAAGGTCGACCTGCTGGTCTCCCTCGCCGGCCCGGCGGTCTCCGCGGTGCTCGGCGCCGGGGCGGTCGCCGCCACCCTGGCCCTGCCCGCCGGCACCCTCGCCCACCAGCTCGCCTTCCAGCTCGCGGTCAGCAACGTCGTGGTGGCCGTCTTCAACAGCCTGCCCGGGCTGCCCCTGGACGGGGGCCGGGCGCTGCGCGCCGCGGTCTGGGCGGTCACCCGGGACCGGCACCGGGGCACCGAGGTGGCCGGCTGGATCGGCCGCGCCGTGGCCGTCGCCACCGTGGCCCTGGTGGTGCTGCTCACCCTGCGCCGGGCGCTCGCCCCGCTGGCCCTGCCGCTGATGCTGCTCGTCGCCGTGACCCTGTGGCGGGGCGCCGGCCAGTCCATCCGGATGGCCCGCATCGGCCGCCGCCTGCCCCTGGTCGACCTGGCCCGGCTGGCCCGCCCGCTGCTGCCGGTGCCCACCGGCACCCCGCTCGCCGAGGCGCAGCGCCGCCGCGCCGAGGGGGACACCCCCGACGCCGCGCTCGCCGTGGTCGACTCCGCCGGCCGCCCGGTCGCCCTGGTCGACCCGGCCCGCGCCGCGGGCGTACCCCCGGAACGGCGCCCGTGGCTCGCGGTGGACGCGGTGGCCCGCGACCTGGACAGCGTGCCCGCGCTGCCGGTCGGCGCGGACGGCGAGCGGGTGCTGGAGACCGTGCGTACCCACCCGGGCGCACAGTACGTCGTGACGGCAGGCGAAGATGTGGTCGGCGTGCTGCACATCGCGGATCTCGCCCAGCTCCTGGAACCCAAACGGAAGACGAACACGTGA
- a CDS encoding RecB family exonuclease yields MTAEPVIDTQPDPTAPAAPPTVRASLSPSRAADFKTCPLLYRFRSIDRLPERPTVEQVRGTLVHAVLERLFDLPAAARTRESAGDLVAPQWDRLVTEQPELATLFAEGDTAGVEGFLRSAAALLEGYFSVEDPRRLEPAEREALISAVVDDELLIRGYLDRLDVAPDGALRVVDYKTGGAPREAFEARALFQLKFYALVLWRTRGVVPRVLRLLYLKDAEVCDYSPDADELLRFERTVVALWQAIEQATARQDFRPRPSRLCDWCSHQALCPSFGGTPPPFPVAGPADPLTDARSRPAAPGADE; encoded by the coding sequence ATGACGGCGGAACCGGTGATCGACACGCAGCCCGACCCGACGGCGCCGGCGGCGCCGCCCACGGTGCGGGCGTCGCTGTCGCCGTCGCGGGCGGCCGACTTCAAGACCTGCCCGCTGCTCTACCGGTTCCGCAGCATCGACCGGCTGCCCGAGCGCCCGACAGTGGAGCAGGTCCGGGGCACGCTCGTGCACGCCGTGCTGGAGCGGCTGTTCGACCTGCCGGCGGCGGCCCGCACCCGGGAGTCGGCCGGCGACCTGGTCGCCCCCCAGTGGGACCGGCTGGTCACCGAGCAGCCGGAGCTGGCGACGCTGTTCGCCGAGGGCGACACGGCCGGCGTGGAGGGGTTCCTCCGCTCGGCGGCGGCGCTGCTGGAGGGCTACTTCTCGGTGGAGGACCCGCGCCGGCTGGAGCCGGCCGAGCGGGAGGCGCTGATCTCCGCGGTGGTCGACGACGAGCTGCTCATCCGGGGTTACCTCGACCGGCTCGACGTGGCGCCCGACGGCGCGCTGCGGGTGGTCGACTACAAGACCGGCGGCGCCCCGCGGGAGGCGTTCGAGGCCCGGGCGCTGTTCCAGCTGAAGTTCTACGCCCTGGTGCTGTGGCGGACCCGGGGGGTGGTGCCGCGGGTGCTGCGGCTGCTCTACCTCAAGGACGCAGAGGTGTGCGACTACTCCCCCGACGCCGACGAGCTGCTGCGCTTCGAGCGCACCGTGGTGGCGCTCTGGCAGGCGATCGAGCAGGCCACCGCGCGGCAGGACTTCCGCCCCCGGCCCAGCCGGCTCTGCGACTGGTGCAGCCACCAGGCGCTCTGCCCGAGCTTCGGCGGCACCCCGCCGCCGTTCCCGGTGGCCGGCCCGGCCGACCCGCTCACCGACGCCCGCTCCCGGCCGGCCGCCCCCGGCGCGGACGAGTGA
- a CDS encoding sensor histidine kinase → MTNRLRAWARERPLAVDAATAVALALVDAAFLLLTPRELRPDQLLPALGWSVLCAAPVAIRRLAPWPAVGAAVATLAVPVLFHLAPTTQGLTFVVLTYTMAAHRPLRPATLAALLLWVPVVLANVVAPLDGVLDMGPGVLVLNNLLTASVAYAVGRAVQARRQTTRILRERARIAEATQRSLAEQAVADERRRIARELHDVVAHHVSVMGVLATGARRVLRRDPDAADEAMATVEETGRATLRELRRLLDVLRTDAEPAAELTPQPGLTGIEALVEQVRDAGLPVTLRVDGTPGPMEDGVALTVYRIVQEALTNALKHAGRATALVRLTVTDGCLAVEVTDTGRGPAPVPDRIGHGLVGMRERVALYGGVLRTGPRPGGGFRVYARIPLESAGAVPA, encoded by the coding sequence ATGACGAACCGGCTGCGCGCGTGGGCGCGGGAGCGGCCGCTGGCCGTGGACGCGGCCACGGCCGTCGCGCTGGCGCTGGTGGACGCGGCGTTCCTGCTGCTGACCCCGCGGGAGCTGCGACCCGACCAGTTGTTGCCGGCGTTGGGCTGGAGCGTGCTGTGCGCCGCCCCGGTGGCGATCCGCCGTCTCGCCCCGTGGCCGGCGGTCGGCGCGGCGGTGGCCACCCTCGCCGTGCCGGTGCTGTTCCACCTCGCGCCCACCACGCAGGGGCTGACGTTCGTCGTCCTCACCTACACCATGGCGGCGCACCGGCCGCTGCGCCCGGCCACCCTGGCCGCGCTGCTGCTCTGGGTGCCGGTGGTGCTGGCGAACGTGGTGGCGCCCCTGGACGGGGTGCTTGACATGGGCCCCGGGGTGCTGGTGCTCAACAACCTGCTCACCGCGTCGGTGGCGTACGCGGTGGGCCGCGCGGTGCAGGCCCGCCGGCAGACCACCCGGATACTGCGGGAGCGGGCCCGGATCGCCGAGGCCACCCAGCGGTCGCTGGCCGAGCAGGCGGTCGCCGACGAGCGCCGCCGCATCGCCCGGGAGCTGCACGACGTGGTGGCCCACCACGTCAGCGTGATGGGTGTGCTCGCCACCGGGGCGCGCCGGGTGCTGCGCCGCGACCCGGACGCGGCGGACGAGGCGATGGCCACTGTCGAGGAGACCGGCCGGGCCACCCTGCGGGAGCTGCGCCGGCTGCTGGACGTGCTGCGCACGGACGCCGAACCGGCCGCCGAGTTGACCCCGCAGCCGGGGTTGACCGGCATCGAGGCACTCGTGGAGCAGGTCCGCGACGCCGGGCTGCCGGTCACGTTGCGGGTCGACGGCACGCCCGGGCCCATGGAGGACGGGGTGGCGCTGACCGTCTACCGGATCGTGCAGGAGGCGCTGACCAACGCGCTCAAGCACGCCGGCCGGGCCACCGCGCTGGTCCGGCTCACCGTCACCGACGGCTGCCTGGCCGTGGAGGTCACCGACACCGGCCGCGGCCCGGCGCCGGTGCCCGACCGGATCGGGCACGGCCTGGTCGGCATGCGGGAACGCGTCGCCCTCTACGGTGGGGTCCTGCGGACCGGTCCGCGGCCCGGCGGCGGCTTCCGGGTGTACGCGCGGATCCCGCTGGAGTCGGCCGGGGCGGTCCCGGCGTGA
- a CDS encoding response regulator yields MTDSTATRPVRILLADDQPLLRTGFRMVLGTEDDLDIVAEAGDGVEAVELSRRLLPDVVLMDIRMPRMDGVAATRAIVDARLPVRVLILTTFDLDEYVVGALRAGASGFLAKDVPAEDLVTAIRTVAAGEAVVAPRILRRLLDRFADVLPDPAATPPKALDALTEREREVLVQVARGLSNAEIARELSVSETTVKTHVGHVLTKLGLRDRVQAVVLAYETGLVRPGG; encoded by the coding sequence ATGACCGACAGCACCGCCACCCGACCGGTGCGGATCCTGCTCGCCGACGACCAGCCGCTGCTGCGTACCGGTTTCCGGATGGTGCTGGGCACCGAGGACGACCTGGACATCGTGGCGGAGGCCGGCGACGGGGTGGAGGCGGTGGAGCTGTCCCGGCGGCTGCTGCCGGACGTGGTGCTCATGGACATCCGGATGCCGCGGATGGACGGGGTGGCGGCCACCCGGGCGATCGTGGACGCCCGGCTGCCGGTGCGGGTGCTCATCCTCACCACCTTCGACCTGGACGAGTACGTGGTCGGCGCGCTGCGCGCCGGGGCCAGCGGCTTCCTGGCCAAGGACGTGCCGGCCGAGGACCTGGTGACCGCGATCCGGACGGTGGCGGCCGGGGAGGCGGTGGTGGCGCCGCGGATCCTGCGCCGGCTGCTGGACCGCTTCGCCGACGTGCTGCCCGACCCGGCGGCCACCCCGCCGAAGGCCCTCGATGCGCTGACCGAGCGGGAGCGGGAGGTCCTCGTGCAGGTGGCGCGCGGGCTGTCCAACGCCGAGATCGCCCGGGAGCTGTCGGTGAGCGAGACGACCGTGAAGACCCACGTGGGGCACGTGCTCACGAAGCTGGGGCTGCGGGACCGGGTGCAGGCGGTGGTGCTGGCGTACGAGACGGGCCTGGTCCGCCCCGGCGGGTGA